In one Henriciella litoralis genomic region, the following are encoded:
- the cysG gene encoding siroheme synthase CysG, translated as MRLFPAFFLMDDAEIVIFGDGPEAERKARLVAKTPARIWLVADKLPKWASELGAEISAISLSEAPDYLARTRFAIITSDSDEEAEAACKLAHAHGVPVNAVDRKHLCDFTVPSLLDRGDIVAAVATGGAAPVLAKDIRASLETLLPARIGELAALAARWRPAVKAAIDDGTRRRHFWEDALRGAVAQAVHAGDMALAEERMGAALERFSSADAHKETGPVHIVGAGPGDPDLLTLKAFRLIQQADIVFHDKLVSPEIMDMVRRDAERVPVGKSKGEHLVPQDGIHELMIAAAREGKRVVRLKGGDPFIFGRGGEEVEALREAGIEADVVPGISSALGCAASAKLPLTHRDHAQSVTFVTGHAQKGGVPDLDWSGLAKPNQTVVVFMGVGTAATISDRLRAAGLDGDTAVAVIENGTRPNEKRGFGTLETLPQIIEERGIKGPALLIIGEVARLPAEAQTRFIEETLA; from the coding sequence ATGCGCCTCTTCCCTGCCTTCTTCCTTATGGACGATGCCGAAATCGTGATTTTCGGCGATGGACCGGAGGCTGAACGCAAGGCCCGGCTGGTTGCCAAAACCCCTGCCCGCATCTGGCTGGTGGCGGATAAGCTGCCGAAATGGGCGAGCGAACTGGGCGCTGAGATATCGGCTATCAGCCTGTCTGAAGCGCCAGACTATCTGGCGCGTACACGCTTTGCGATTATCACGAGCGACAGTGATGAAGAGGCAGAAGCCGCCTGCAAGCTTGCCCATGCCCATGGCGTGCCGGTGAACGCGGTTGACCGCAAACATCTCTGTGACTTCACGGTGCCGAGCCTTCTGGACCGCGGCGATATCGTGGCGGCGGTCGCGACTGGCGGCGCGGCGCCGGTTCTCGCCAAGGACATCCGCGCCTCGCTCGAAACCCTCCTGCCCGCGCGCATTGGAGAGCTGGCAGCGCTTGCGGCACGCTGGCGTCCGGCTGTGAAAGCCGCCATCGATGATGGCACACGCCGTCGCCATTTCTGGGAAGACGCGCTTCGCGGCGCTGTGGCCCAAGCTGTCCACGCCGGAGACATGGCGCTTGCCGAAGAGCGCATGGGCGCCGCGCTTGAGCGCTTTTCCAGCGCTGATGCCCATAAAGAGACCGGACCGGTCCATATCGTTGGCGCCGGACCGGGCGACCCCGACCTTCTGACGCTGAAAGCCTTTCGCCTCATCCAGCAGGCGGACATTGTCTTTCATGACAAGCTCGTCTCGCCGGAGATCATGGATATGGTCCGCCGCGACGCTGAGCGTGTGCCGGTCGGCAAGTCCAAGGGCGAGCATCTTGTGCCGCAGGATGGCATTCATGAGCTGATGATTGCTGCGGCCCGTGAGGGCAAACGTGTTGTGCGCCTGAAGGGCGGCGACCCGTTCATCTTCGGGCGCGGCGGCGAGGAAGTCGAAGCGCTCCGCGAAGCCGGCATCGAAGCCGATGTCGTGCCGGGCATTTCTTCCGCGCTTGGCTGCGCCGCATCAGCGAAACTGCCGCTGACCCACCGCGACCATGCCCAGTCTGTCACCTTTGTGACCGGCCATGCCCAGAAGGGCGGAGTGCCGGATCTCGACTGGAGCGGGCTCGCCAAACCAAATCAGACTGTCGTCGTCTTCATGGGCGTCGGCACAGCTGCAACGATTTCAGATCGACTGCGCGCTGCCGGGCTCGATGGCGACACGGCTGTGGCCGTCATCGAGAATGGCACACGTCCAAACGAAAAACGCGGCTTCGGGACGCTTGAAACCCTGCCGCAGATCATTGAAGAGCGGGGCATCAAGGGCCCGGCCCTGCTTATCATCGGTGAAGTGGCGCGGCTGCCAGCCGAGGCACAAACGAGATTTATCGAGGAGACTCTCGCATGA
- a CDS encoding DUF2849 domain-containing protein: MTSVRPKLKPDQPKAITAWETMTGKVVWMAFDGSWSDDPDKIGVFSGDEAETRLADASKQEAVVTDPYFMEVTNAGEIAGRETLRENIRANGPTVHPQFQRDAQ, from the coding sequence ATGACGTCTGTCCGCCCGAAACTGAAACCAGACCAACCCAAGGCCATCACCGCCTGGGAAACGATGACCGGCAAGGTCGTCTGGATGGCGTTTGATGGCAGCTGGTCTGATGACCCTGACAAGATCGGCGTCTTCTCGGGCGATGAGGCCGAGACGCGCCTCGCCGATGCCAGCAAGCAGGAAGCGGTCGTCACCGACCCCTATTTCATGGAAGTCACCAATGCCGGTGAGATTGCCGGCCGCGAGACGCTGCGTGAGAACATCCGCGCCAATGGCCCAACGGTTCACCCGCAATTCCAGCGAGATGCTCAATGA
- a CDS encoding glutathione S-transferase family protein: MITIYGDSISGNCLKVKWVAERLGVAHEWVEIDIMKGETRTDDFLAINPFGQVPVVAFENGRTLAQSNAIISYLAEGSDLIPDDAFERAKVQEWLFWEQYSHEPAIAVRRFQKLYEKRAEEDIDPALMAKGRRALGRMELALLGNDWIAGGEQMTLADISLLAYTRLAHEGGFDVSEFQAVHGWIARCERELGLPHLHEVTDVQV; this comes from the coding sequence ATGATCACCATTTATGGCGACAGCATTTCGGGCAATTGTCTGAAAGTGAAATGGGTCGCTGAGCGGCTCGGCGTCGCGCATGAGTGGGTCGAGATCGACATCATGAAGGGCGAAACGCGCACCGACGACTTTCTGGCGATCAACCCGTTCGGGCAGGTCCCCGTCGTCGCGTTTGAGAATGGCCGCACGCTCGCGCAGTCAAACGCCATCATTTCGTATCTCGCGGAAGGCAGCGACCTTATCCCCGACGACGCCTTTGAGCGCGCCAAGGTGCAGGAATGGTTGTTCTGGGAGCAGTATTCGCACGAGCCGGCCATCGCTGTTCGCCGCTTTCAGAAACTCTATGAAAAACGCGCTGAGGAAGACATTGATCCGGCCCTTATGGCCAAGGGCCGCCGGGCGCTGGGGCGGATGGAATTGGCGCTTCTTGGCAATGACTGGATTGCCGGCGGCGAGCAGATGACGCTCGCCGATATCTCGCTTCTGGCCTACACACGGCTCGCCCATGAGGGCGGGTTCGACGTATCCGAGTTCCAGGCCGTTCATGGCTGGATTGCGCGCTGCGAGCGCGAACTCGGCCTTCCCCATCTCCACGAGGTAACCGATGTACAGGTATGA
- a CDS encoding nitrite/sulfite reductase: protein MYRYDEFDAQIVRDRVEQFRGQVARRLSGEIKEDEFKPLRLQNGVYLQLHAYMLRIAIPYGQLSGRQLRKLADIARKYDRGYGHFTTRQNIQFNWVALKDIPDVLAELADVELHAIQTSGNCIRNTTSDHYAGAAKDEIMDPRPWCEIIRQWSTFHPEFAFLPRKFKIAVTGAEHDRAAIRVHDIGLHMRERGGEVGFEVHVGGGQGRTPHIAAKISDFVPESQLLDYLEAIMRVYNRFGRRDNKYKARIKILVSETGEDDFRKLVEDEFAAQREAEKIELPQAEIDRIHSYFAPPAFADKSATSDAFEKAKTADAGFARWTRSNLHPHRVDGYTTATVSLKPMGVAPGDATDTQMEVVAKLAETYGFDDIRVTHAQNLVLPHVALDDVYQVYRELDAAGLGTANEGLISDMIVCPGLDYCNLANARSIPVGMAIQEAFSDPDDQADIGKFHINISGCINACGHHHVGHVGILGVDRKGEEYYQITLGGRADEKAAIGTIAGPGLKADDVPAALKRLVDRYRELRNSKDETFIETFEREGMDAFKEAIYAAD, encoded by the coding sequence ATGTACAGGTATGACGAATTCGACGCGCAGATCGTGCGCGACAGGGTGGAACAGTTTCGCGGGCAAGTCGCCCGGCGGCTATCCGGTGAGATCAAGGAAGATGAGTTCAAGCCGCTGCGTCTGCAGAACGGGGTCTACCTCCAGCTGCACGCCTACATGCTGCGCATCGCCATTCCTTATGGTCAGCTCTCCGGGCGCCAGTTGCGCAAACTCGCAGACATCGCTCGCAAGTATGACCGCGGCTACGGCCACTTCACCACCCGCCAGAACATCCAGTTCAACTGGGTCGCGCTGAAAGACATCCCTGACGTTCTGGCAGAGCTTGCCGACGTTGAGCTGCATGCGATCCAGACCAGCGGCAACTGCATCCGCAACACGACCAGCGACCACTATGCGGGCGCGGCGAAAGACGAGATCATGGATCCACGGCCATGGTGCGAGATCATTCGCCAGTGGAGCACTTTTCATCCGGAATTCGCGTTCCTGCCGCGCAAGTTCAAGATTGCGGTGACCGGGGCGGAACATGACCGCGCCGCGATCCGCGTGCATGATATCGGCCTGCACATGCGTGAGCGCGGCGGCGAGGTCGGGTTTGAAGTCCATGTCGGCGGCGGTCAGGGCCGGACACCGCATATCGCGGCGAAGATTTCCGACTTCGTACCAGAGAGCCAGCTGCTCGATTATCTCGAAGCGATCATGCGGGTCTATAACCGGTTCGGTCGGCGCGATAACAAGTACAAGGCGCGCATCAAGATCCTCGTGTCTGAAACAGGCGAGGACGATTTCCGCAAACTTGTCGAAGATGAGTTCGCCGCCCAGCGCGAAGCCGAGAAGATCGAACTGCCGCAGGCTGAGATCGACCGCATTCACAGCTACTTCGCGCCGCCGGCTTTTGCTGACAAGTCAGCGACATCCGATGCGTTCGAGAAAGCGAAAACGGCCGATGCTGGCTTCGCGCGCTGGACCCGCTCAAACCTTCATCCGCATCGGGTGGATGGCTATACGACGGCGACAGTGAGCCTCAAACCCATGGGCGTTGCCCCCGGTGACGCGACCGACACACAGATGGAAGTCGTCGCCAAGCTCGCTGAGACGTATGGCTTTGACGATATCCGCGTCACGCATGCGCAGAACCTCGTCCTGCCGCATGTCGCACTCGATGATGTTTATCAGGTCTATCGCGAGCTTGATGCCGCGGGCCTCGGGACAGCGAATGAGGGCCTCATCTCGGACATGATCGTCTGCCCGGGACTGGACTATTGCAACCTCGCCAATGCGCGGTCCATTCCGGTCGGCATGGCGATCCAGGAAGCCTTCTCCGACCCTGATGACCAGGCCGATATCGGCAAGTTCCACATAAATATCTCCGGCTGCATCAACGCCTGTGGTCATCACCATGTCGGCCATGTCGGGATTCTCGGCGTCGACCGGAAGGGTGAGGAATACTACCAGATCACGCTCGGTGGGCGCGCGGATGAGAAGGCCGCGATCGGCACGATTGCCGGGCCGGGCCTTAAGGCGGACGATGTGCCGGCCGCTCTGAAGCGTCTTGTCGACCGCTACCGCGAGCTGCGCAACAGCAAGGACGAGACCTTCATCGAGACGTTCGAACGTGAAGGCATGGATGCATTCAAGGAGGCGATCTATGCCGCTGATTAA
- a CDS encoding DUF934 domain-containing protein, whose product MPLIKNRREIDDIWAYVPDDADLSPGGCITVSLGRFLGEKDLLLARNTEIGVRLDPADDPGELADDLERLALIEVSFPKYTDGRGYSQAQLLRRRLGYEGELRAVGHVLRDQILYMDRSGFDAFETDRAELPSVIEALEEYSAFYQPAADGNSSVFARRHRKD is encoded by the coding sequence ATGCCGCTGATTAAGAACCGCCGCGAAATCGACGACATCTGGGCCTATGTGCCTGATGATGCTGACCTTTCACCAGGCGGGTGCATCACCGTTTCGCTTGGCCGCTTCCTCGGCGAGAAAGACCTTCTGCTGGCCCGGAACACCGAGATCGGCGTGCGCCTGGATCCTGCAGACGATCCCGGTGAGCTTGCCGATGATCTCGAGCGTCTGGCGCTGATCGAGGTGAGTTTCCCTAAATACACAGACGGGCGTGGTTACTCGCAGGCGCAGCTTTTGCGCCGCAGACTGGGCTATGAAGGCGAGCTTCGCGCCGTCGGCCACGTTTTGCGAGATCAGATTCTCTATATGGACCGTTCAGGGTTCGATGCTTTCGAGACCGACCGGGCTGAACTACCTTCTGTCATAGAGGCGTTGGAAGAATACTCAGCGTTCTATCAGCCGGCAGCCGACGGAAATTCGTCCGTCTTCGCGCGCCGGCACAGAAAGGACTAG
- a CDS encoding phosphoadenylyl-sulfate reductase, with protein sequence MPYVDYQTKLLEPVAERLERLNGELRDASATTILRASFVREWENKITYVSSFGAESAVMLALIADVDPDFPIVFLETGMHFPQTLDYKQEISERLGLTNVRDVPPSETERKVLDPKNTLWKSDPDACCALRKVRPLEPALSGYDAWITGRKRFHGGARLSLPVFEHANGRFKVNPLASWSQDDIDGFLKRRNLPKHPLVAQGYPSIGCWPCTKPAADPSDPRSGRWAGMDKTECGLHVDKNERPRVF encoded by the coding sequence ATGCCTTACGTGGATTATCAGACGAAGCTCCTTGAGCCTGTTGCCGAACGGCTGGAACGGCTCAATGGCGAACTGCGCGATGCATCCGCGACCACGATTTTGCGCGCCTCATTCGTGCGCGAATGGGAAAACAAGATTACCTATGTGTCGAGCTTTGGCGCGGAAAGCGCCGTCATGCTCGCGCTGATCGCCGATGTTGACCCTGACTTCCCGATTGTCTTCCTCGAGACTGGCATGCACTTCCCGCAGACGCTCGATTACAAACAGGAGATCAGCGAGCGGCTGGGCCTGACCAATGTCCGCGACGTCCCGCCGAGCGAGACAGAGCGCAAGGTGCTGGACCCTAAAAACACGCTCTGGAAAAGTGATCCTGATGCCTGTTGCGCGCTGCGCAAGGTCCGCCCGCTTGAGCCTGCGCTCTCCGGCTACGATGCCTGGATCACGGGTCGCAAGCGGTTCCACGGCGGCGCCCGTCTCAGCCTGCCTGTGTTTGAGCACGCCAATGGCCGCTTCAAGGTGAACCCACTGGCAAGCTGGTCGCAGGACGATATCGATGGCTTCCTGAAGCGCCGGAACCTGCCAAAGCATCCGCTTGTTGCGCAAGGCTATCCTTCCATCGGATGCTGGCCCTGCACCAAGCCGGCCGCTGATCCGTCCGACCCGCGCTCAGGCCGCTGGGCAGGCATGGACAAGACCGAATGCGGTCTGCACGTCGACAAGAACGAACGCCCACGCGTCTTCTAG
- a CDS encoding GOLPH3/VPS74 family protein, translating to MLLTIPESLLLLSRKNETGEKQGSFVEYALAGAAIADLMLRGRLEPVPDKPKKMQLRDETSTGDRFLDRCLDAIQTIGSGKDISRYVSKLASKSQLMREQAASLVDRGVLREKERSFLVFSWTNYPEVDGSVEENLVAHLARVMFKGQEPSAEDCVAIALAEKTGLLTRNFDKKLLREHKARLKEIKEGSLEPAKATLKAIDAVLVAIIAASTVTTAATAS from the coding sequence ATGCTTCTGACCATTCCTGAAAGTCTGCTTCTGCTGTCGCGCAAGAATGAGACAGGTGAAAAGCAGGGAAGCTTTGTCGAATACGCACTGGCGGGCGCCGCAATCGCAGACTTGATGCTGCGCGGTCGACTGGAGCCTGTTCCGGACAAGCCAAAGAAGATGCAGCTGCGTGACGAGACCAGCACCGGCGACCGATTTCTGGATCGATGCCTCGATGCCATTCAAACCATCGGATCTGGCAAGGATATATCTCGCTATGTCAGCAAACTTGCGAGCAAGTCCCAGCTGATGCGTGAGCAGGCCGCGTCACTGGTCGACCGGGGCGTCTTACGGGAAAAGGAAAGGTCGTTTCTAGTCTTCAGCTGGACGAACTATCCAGAAGTTGACGGCTCGGTTGAGGAAAATCTGGTCGCGCATCTCGCCCGGGTCATGTTCAAGGGCCAGGAGCCAAGTGCCGAAGACTGCGTGGCGATTGCGCTGGCGGAAAAGACAGGTCTTCTGACTAGGAATTTCGACAAGAAGCTGCTGCGCGAGCACAAGGCGCGCCTGAAAGAAATCAAGGAAGGCAGCCTTGAGCCGGCCAAGGCCACACTCAAGGCCATCGATGCGGTTCTGGTTGCCATAATTGCGGCCTCGACCGTGACGACCGCAGCAACGGCTAGCTAG
- the panC gene encoding pantoate--beta-alanine ligase — protein MQTARIVRTRSELQSAIRQARQSGATIGFVPTMGALHDGHISLVKIAGDKSSFVVASIFVNPTQFAPGEDLDVYPRDEAGDVARLSAAGCDLVYCPSVEEMYPDGSVTNVRVEGMSDLLDGIYRPHFFYGVTTIVARLFIHVKPDVAVFGQKDYQQLQIIRRMVRDLGFGIEIIGGQTWRDDDGLAQSSRNAYLSEEERQRANAIFAALHRAACRIRIGVAIEEAVREARGHILAAGFSRLDYVSAVDPATLQYLPDGPLAEGQGCRLLAAAWMGSTRLIDNIGV, from the coding sequence ATTCAGACGGCCCGCATCGTTCGTACCCGTTCCGAACTACAGAGCGCGATACGTCAGGCCCGCCAGTCTGGCGCCACTATCGGCTTCGTGCCGACAATGGGTGCTCTTCATGACGGGCATATTTCTCTCGTGAAAATTGCTGGGGATAAATCCAGCTTTGTCGTCGCCAGCATCTTTGTGAATCCGACGCAGTTCGCGCCCGGCGAAGATCTTGATGTCTATCCTCGCGATGAGGCCGGCGATGTGGCGCGCTTGTCGGCCGCCGGTTGCGATCTGGTGTACTGCCCAAGCGTCGAAGAGATGTATCCGGACGGGTCAGTCACCAATGTGCGCGTCGAGGGGATGTCTGATCTGCTCGACGGGATTTACCGGCCTCACTTCTTCTATGGGGTCACCACAATTGTGGCCCGGCTCTTCATCCATGTGAAACCGGACGTCGCCGTTTTCGGGCAGAAGGACTATCAGCAGCTGCAGATCATCAGGCGCATGGTTCGCGACCTTGGCTTTGGCATCGAGATCATTGGCGGGCAAACCTGGCGTGATGACGATGGCCTCGCGCAATCGTCCCGCAACGCCTATCTCAGCGAAGAGGAACGCCAGCGTGCCAATGCGATCTTCGCAGCGCTTCACCGGGCAGCCTGCCGCATTCGCATCGGTGTGGCGATAGAAGAGGCGGTGCGCGAAGCGCGCGGACATATTCTTGCGGCCGGTTTTTCACGTCTCGATTATGTCAGCGCGGTCGACCCGGCGACACTTCAATATCTGCCTGACGGTCCGTTGGCCGAAGGACAGGGGTGCCGGCTTCTGGCGGCGGCCTGGATGGGCTCGACACGTCTCATCGACAATATTGGTGTCTGA
- a CDS encoding division plane positioning ATPase MipZ, with translation MPADGFGTVDTPHDNALTLSNRAGGNGRVIVVGNEKGGAGKSTVAMHVAVGLMRMKQRVGIIDLDVRQRTLTRYLENRLRWIKSTGSKLPMPEIIRVDASNERDLDKAETEETERLMHAVERLQAVCDYVVIDAPGSDTFLSRLAHTMADTLVTPMNDSFVDFDLLGDVNPQTLEVIRPSFYSEMVWNCRKKKAQASRKPIDWIVMRNRVSPLEARNKQKVGEALANLSKRIGFRLAPGLSERVIYRELFPAGLTLLDLTERGSNFAFTMSHVAARQELRDLIIVLQLPELAGAELTF, from the coding sequence ATGCCAGCAGACGGTTTCGGAACAGTCGATACCCCACACGACAACGCCCTGACCCTTTCCAATCGTGCGGGGGGCAATGGACGCGTCATTGTCGTCGGCAACGAGAAAGGCGGCGCTGGCAAGTCCACCGTTGCCATGCATGTCGCCGTCGGCCTGATGCGCATGAAACAGCGCGTCGGCATTATCGATCTCGATGTCCGCCAACGCACGCTGACCCGCTATCTCGAAAACCGGCTGCGCTGGATCAAGTCCACCGGATCCAAACTGCCCATGCCGGAAATTATCCGCGTCGACGCCAGCAATGAGCGCGATCTCGACAAGGCCGAAACCGAAGAGACCGAGCGCCTGATGCATGCCGTGGAGCGGCTGCAGGCCGTCTGCGACTATGTCGTAATCGATGCACCTGGCAGCGACACTTTCCTGTCGCGTCTCGCGCACACAATGGCGGACACGCTCGTCACGCCGATGAATGACAGCTTCGTGGATTTCGACCTTCTAGGCGATGTGAACCCACAGACGCTGGAAGTCATCCGGCCGAGCTTCTATTCCGAAATGGTCTGGAACTGCCGCAAGAAGAAGGCGCAAGCCTCGCGCAAGCCAATCGACTGGATCGTGATGCGCAACCGCGTCTCCCCGCTGGAGGCCCGCAACAAGCAGAAGGTCGGCGAGGCTCTGGCCAATCTATCGAAGCGTATCGGTTTCCGTCTGGCACCAGGCCTCTCCGAACGGGTGATCTATCGTGAGCTTTTCCCGGCAGGTCTGACGCTGTTGGATCTGACGGAACGTGGGTCCAACTTCGCCTTCACGATGAGCCATGTCGCGGCGCGTCAGGAGCTGCGTGACCTGATCATCGTCCTGCAACTGCCCGAACTGGCCGGCGCAGAACTGACCTTCTAG
- a CDS encoding D-alanyl-D-alanine carboxypeptidase family protein, producing the protein MLIGAGRKKIQAALGALALLFAMAPAAVAEKYASIVVDADSNEVLHARYADEPRYPASLTKAMTLYMVFDALKAGEITLNEKMTVSRNAASQPPSALRLKAGTTISVSDAINALVTKSANDVAVVIGERLGGSESRFATLMTMKAKALGMNRTTFRNASGLPDTQQLSTARDMAILAERLLEDHGDYYHYFSTTSFSWSGRAYKNHNNLLASVEGVDGIKTGYTRASGFNLMASAKRDGRRVIAIMFGGSTSKSRDAHVSDLIEAAYQSFDEDSKPDALKANYAFSALQNPIDPDGAAMPMLNGQVFVANPVVGEGDESGPFEVLQPAPAG; encoded by the coding sequence ATGCTTATCGGCGCTGGCAGGAAGAAAATCCAGGCAGCACTTGGCGCATTGGCCTTGCTATTCGCGATGGCTCCGGCGGCGGTTGCAGAGAAATACGCATCCATAGTTGTAGACGCAGACTCCAATGAAGTGCTGCACGCGCGGTACGCAGATGAGCCGCGTTACCCGGCATCGTTAACCAAAGCGATGACGCTTTACATGGTCTTCGACGCCCTGAAGGCCGGCGAGATTACCCTCAATGAAAAAATGACGGTTTCGCGGAATGCGGCATCCCAGCCGCCCTCAGCGCTGCGCCTGAAAGCCGGTACGACGATTTCCGTCTCCGATGCGATCAACGCGCTTGTGACCAAATCCGCCAATGATGTGGCCGTCGTGATCGGCGAGCGTCTCGGCGGCTCAGAGTCCCGCTTTGCGACACTGATGACGATGAAGGCCAAAGCGCTCGGCATGAACCGCACGACGTTCCGCAACGCTTCCGGCCTGCCGGACACCCAGCAATTGTCGACCGCGCGCGATATGGCGATCCTGGCAGAGCGCCTGCTTGAGGATCATGGTGACTATTATCACTATTTCTCGACCACCAGCTTCAGCTGGAGTGGACGCGCCTACAAGAACCACAACAACCTTCTCGCCTCCGTCGAGGGGGTCGATGGCATCAAGACGGGCTATACGCGCGCGTCCGGCTTTAATCTGATGGCCTCGGCCAAGCGCGATGGGCGCCGCGTGATCGCGATCATGTTTGGTGGCTCGACGTCAAAGTCGCGCGATGCGCACGTGTCTGACCTGATCGAGGCGGCGTATCAAAGCTTCGACGAAGACAGCAAGCCTGATGCCCTAAAGGCCAACTACGCCTTCAGCGCGCTTCAGAACCCCATCGATCCGGATGGCGCGGCCATGCCGATGCTGAACGGACAGGTCTTTGTCGCCAATCCCGTCGTCGGAGAGGGCGATGAGAGTGGACCGTTTGAAGTGTTGCAGCCAGCGCCGGCTGGGTGA
- a CDS encoding phasin family protein, whose amino-acid sequence MAKTETNMFGTFNPETFVKAFPFANSFGDMGKDAMTASTESAKASVKSFQDASAAVMRQAQDRMSMTVETGKTLAGATTMEEAMEIQTGYMRTAMKAHMDGISELAGIYSAAMKDFMEPFAGYTKEVLAETKQAASKAKAA is encoded by the coding sequence ATGGCCAAGACCGAAACCAATATGTTTGGAACGTTCAATCCAGAGACTTTTGTAAAAGCTTTCCCGTTCGCCAACTCGTTCGGCGACATGGGCAAAGACGCGATGACCGCAAGCACCGAGAGTGCCAAGGCTTCCGTCAAAAGCTTCCAGGACGCCAGCGCCGCTGTTATGCGCCAGGCCCAGGACCGTATGAGCATGACCGTTGAGACGGGCAAAACGCTCGCCGGCGCCACCACCATGGAAGAAGCCATGGAAATCCAGACCGGCTACATGCGCACAGCAATGAAAGCCCACATGGACGGCATCAGCGAACTGGCAGGCATCTATTCCGCCGCCATGAAAGATTTCATGGAGCCATTCGCTGGCTACACGAAAGAAGTTCTTGCTGAAACCAAGCAAGCTGCTTCGAAAGCGAAAGCGGCCTAA
- a CDS encoding DUF1499 domain-containing protein has product MTFKVDFSAIERPSKPNTFLLGVSGLTDTGNHDDISPVFPVPAERLYAIVHAHITGEDRWTITQEDAGAMQLDTVAKTKLLKFKDDVAIKVVTVDEKQSQLAVYSRSRIGHSDLGANEKRVRSLVQTLQQKTGSAA; this is encoded by the coding sequence ATGACATTCAAAGTGGACTTCAGCGCGATCGAGCGTCCATCCAAGCCCAACACGTTTCTTCTCGGCGTGAGCGGCCTCACTGACACTGGCAATCATGATGACATCTCGCCGGTCTTCCCTGTTCCGGCTGAGCGGCTTTACGCCATTGTTCATGCGCACATCACCGGCGAGGACCGCTGGACGATCACGCAGGAAGATGCTGGCGCGATGCAACTCGACACGGTGGCGAAGACAAAGCTCCTGAAATTCAAGGATGATGTCGCAATCAAGGTCGTAACGGTTGACGAAAAACAGTCTCAGCTCGCCGTTTATTCGCGCTCACGCATTGGTCACAGTGACCTTGGTGCAAACGAGAAACGTGTCCGGTCACTGGTGCAGACGTTACAACAAAAAACGGGAAGTGCAGCTTGA
- the clpS gene encoding ATP-dependent Clp protease adapter ClpS, with protein sequence MAPKDYRPTLSDPEDPKGPTRTGDTDGTGIATETRVKTKKPSMYRVLLLNDDYTPMEFVVFILEQFFNKSPEQATRIMLHVHQKGVGVCGVYTFEVAETKVAQVMDLARRNEHPLQCTMEKED encoded by the coding sequence ATGGCTCCCAAAGATTACCGACCAACGCTTTCAGACCCTGAAGACCCCAAAGGTCCAACACGGACGGGCGACACTGACGGGACCGGCATTGCGACCGAAACGCGGGTAAAGACGAAAAAACCGTCTATGTACCGGGTCCTGCTGTTGAATGATGATTACACGCCGATGGAGTTCGTCGTGTTCATTCTGGAACAGTTTTTCAACAAGAGCCCGGAACAGGCGACTCGCATTATGTTGCACGTGCACCAGAAGGGTGTGGGTGTGTGTGGTGTCTACACATTCGAGGTCGCCGAAACAAAAGTTGCCCAGGTCATGGACCTTGCGCGACGCAACGAACATCCTCTGCAATGCACGATGGAAAAAGAGGACTAG